Proteins from a single region of Acanthochromis polyacanthus isolate Apoly-LR-REF ecotype Palm Island chromosome 11, KAUST_Apoly_ChrSc, whole genome shotgun sequence:
- the LOC127536219 gene encoding uncharacterized protein LOC127536219 isoform X1, whose translation MFTQFSLKQPNMWQRRSEDQARARLTLPVISNKQSLVNSSSQLQSSTILKLEDEIVCLGEDISQIPSAVGSSMTNLSLRHMEVGQWQALISESIDQVDREITAVEQVKDVTESYLQERQLYSQLMANCVGISNSLSFAGQRDCVFTELKKEEQMIDEIRELLQNHICMLLSKLSSLKNIRARLLADFQDKREAIKLTTKCISLQLNAPTSPLPATPYKPKHVSYNAWLCHCKELKMAADDLIRESSTFRGNLRFTLTNLKTRQERQRHSTASCMRKRINELSRTQEALIWKRHQIRNEISDLTKDMQKVAGQIRKCDSRMLQDTTRLEILDQRPGFELCLDRPYIGLTLEKRDLAAMAAGCSLVLKNSQNSLVLAEHRLMALENKMAKNAQHLQTQQKCQSLHQSFLPPRGSTVILANRPRLHGATSSTSLSTFTQ comes from the exons ATGTTCacgcagttttctttaaaacaaccaaacatGTG GCAACGTCGTTCAGAGGACCAGGCGAGGGCCAGATTGACTCTGCCCGTCATCAGCAACAAGCAAAGTCTGGTGAACAGCAGCTCTCAGCTTCAGAGCAGCACCATCCTGAAGCTGGAGGATGAAATAGTCTGTCTGGGTGAAGATATTTCTCAG ATCCCTTCTGCCGTTGGCAGCAGCATGACTAATCTCAGCCTTCGCCACATGGAGGTCGGTCAGTGGCAGGCCCTCATATCTGAGAGCATCGACCAAGTGGACCGAGAAATCACCGCTGTGGAGCAG GTGAAAGACGTCACCGAGTCTTATCTCCAGGAGAGACAGCTGTACTCTCAGCTCATGGCCAACTGTGTGGGGATCAGCAACAGTTTGAGCTTCGCCGGCCAACGGGATTGTGTCTTCACCGAGCTGAAGAAAGAGGAGCAGATGATCGACGAGATCAGAGAACTGCTGCAGAATCACATCTGCATGCTGCTGAGCAAACTAAG CTCTCTGAAGAATATCCGTGCTCGGCTGCTGGCAGATTTTCAGGACAAGCGTGAAGCCATCAAGCTCACCACCAAATGCATCAGCCTTCAGCTGAACGCCCCGACCTCCCCGCTGCCCGCCACTCCGTACAAGCCCAAGCACGTGAGCTACAACGCCTGGCTGTGTCACTGCAAGGAGCTGAAGATGGCAGCTGATGACCTGATTAGAGAATCTTCTACCTTCAGAGGAAACCTGCGCTTCACTCTGACCAAT CTAAAAACTAGACAAGAGCGTCAGCGCCACAGCACGGCCAGCTGTATGAGGAAGAGGATCAACGAGCTGAGCAGGACCCAGGAAGCACTGATCTGGAAGAGACACCAG ATCAGGAATGAGATTTCTGACCTGACGAAAGACATGCAGAAAGTGGCCGGTCAGATCAGGAAGTGTGATTCCAGGATGCTTCAGGACACCACCCGCCTGGAAATCCTCGACCAGAGACCTGGATTTGAGCTCTGCTTGGACCGC ccTTACATCGGCCTCACACTGGAGAAACGTGACCTGGCCGCAATGGCAGCCGGATGTAGTTTAGTCCTGAAGAACTCTCA AAACAGCCTGGTGCTAGCAGAGCACCGCCTCATGGCTCTGGAGAACAAAATGGCCAAGAACGCTCAACACCTGCAGACACAGCAGAAGTGTCAGAGCCTGCACCAGAGTTTCCTGCCTCCTCGTGGCAGCACCGTGATCCTCGCCAACAGGCCTCGACTCCACGGggccaccagcagcaccagcctCAGCACCTTCACACAGTAG